The segment CGAACGATGTTGGTTCGGGGGCGGTTCATCTTATTCTTTGAAACTAGAATTTCAACAGCCTGCCAGAGGTTATCTCAAAAACCTTCAAAGTCATTGCGAGCGATGCCCCGCAAGGGCGAGCGAAGCCTGCCCGCCTCCGCGAATCGAAGAGGGCAGGCGGGCAATCTCACCAACGTATGCCGGGGCAAAAGAGAGATTGCTTTGGCAAGAAACGCCTCGCAATGACGCGGTTGGCGTTTTTGAGATGGGCCCTAGTGGCCCATCTCGTAAGCACCTTGAATAATTTGAGATGTCACTCCTGACGGAGTTCTCAGAAGACAGCTTGTTTTCAGATCAATGTACATCTCGTCCCTGACGGGACTTCTTCAGACAACTTCAGAGACAAGATACTAGAATTGCTTTATCTGCAGGGTCCTGGTCTTATGACCTCGCAAAAGCAACGAGCGGGGCGATTGTTCCACCGTCTGCTTCGCGTATCGCCGACAGATATACACTTCTTGGATCACCCTGCTTCACAAGATTTGCACTTCCCCAGGTAAAGACGGGGCGATCGAGGAGGTGACTCACAAGAATGTCTGCCATCAGGCGTGAGTGCCTTCCATTGCCGTTGGAGAAGCAATGAATGCTCACAACCCTGTGGCTGAAGCGGACGGCGATCTCGTCTGCAGGAAAAGTGATATTGTCGAGCCAGAACGCTGTGTCGTCCAGAAGTTTGCGGAGCTCGATTCCGATTTCTTGTTTATCCACGCCGATGTTCTTGTTTGTCTTACGAAATTCTCCTGCCCATCTCCATACCTCATCGTACATCCGGCGATGCAGTTCCTTCACAAAAGACTCACTCAGCAGAGTTTCACGGCTCAACGATCTTCGTATCGACCACTCAACCGCTTTCTCGATGTTCAGCTGCTCGAACTCGTCAAGTTCGCCACGCGTGGTAACGGACTTTACGAGGAGTCCTTCTCTTTCGTCCTCTTCCAGCGGCGTCTGGCCATTGGTGATGTCAAAATCTAGTCCCATAAATATTTTGGCATCTCCCTTTTGATTTCGCTTGCCCTCTCTTTGATAGCTTTCGCTATTCGTTCGCCGACGTTTTCCTGATCCTCCAGTTTCATGCTCTGAGAAGTGCGCGTGACTATCTCGCTGGCAACCTGGAGCGCACGTTTTTCTATCAGCTTCTCGAGGGACTCTCCGCACGGCACGAATCCGTAGACGAGTTTCATATCCAGGGCTCTGCCCGCCTCGCGCAGAGATTTGATTGTGATGGACCCGCTTGACTCGGCCCTTTCGAGGTCGTTCACTGTCTGCGCTGTTTTTCCGATCCTCTTTCCGAGTTGTCTCATCGACATTCTCATGGCGGTCCTGATCGTGTGTATCCACCCTCTCTGCGGGGTTTCTACGGTCTCAACAGGTGCGAATCTCTTCATTTTCTTCTCGAGTTGATCGATCAGAAGTTTCTGTTTTGGTATTTTTGAAGCCATGTCACCCTCAATTGTTCCATTGAAATTAAGGCTATAGCCTGAAACAAGCAAGTCAATTTTATGGCTATAGCCATAAGAAAATAAGATGGTTTTATGGCTAAAACCAGAAATAAGGATAACGTATACCGCTATACGCATAGTAATCCCAAGGAAATCAAGGCAGACCTTAGGACGGGTATCCTGTTTCCCCGCGTTTGCTTTCAAACATGAGGAGTGCTAGATTCCTCCGCCGGAATTCTTGACATACCTTTCACGCGACCGGCGAACCAGCCACCACCGTATCCAATCATCATCACGAGGGCACATGAAACTCCCTTCCATCACCCAGGCCGTGCGCGATGCACGCCTCACGTTCGTTCGTTTCCCTTTGGTGATCACAGATGCCTTGATCGGAACGGTCGCAATGTTGATCCTGATAGATCATGAGCAGCCCCCGAATCCATCCTTCCTTTTCCAGGTGGTGTCTGCCGCTGTTCTGGGCTTTCCTCTCCTCGCCTGTCTGGCCATCACGGCCGAAAAAAAGAAGTGGGGCAAATCGATTTCACTTGGTGCCCAGTTCGTAGGCCTGGTCCTGGTGGCGCTATATTCGCTTTCGGTTCCTCAGGATCTCATCAACGCACCGGCAATCCACATGATCCGCATGGCACTTCTGGGGACGGGACTGGTTCTGGCCGCGCTCGTGGCTCCGTACATGTTGACAGGAAGCGTGCATGGATTCTGGCAGTACTGCAAGACGATTGTGCTCAGACTTCTCATCGCTTTTCTCTACGCCGTGGTTCTCTGGATAGGACTTGCCCTTGCACTCGCTGCCCTCAACAACCTGTTCGGAGTCGAAATCCCGGGGAGACGCTACTTCGAACTCTGGGTGGCACTCCAGGGGATCTTCACGCCCTGGTTTTTCCTGGCGGGCATGCCCGATGATCTTAACGAACTGGACACGCTGACCGAGTACCCGAAAGGGCTCAAAATCTTTTCTCAATACATTCTTCTTCCTCTCGTCCTTACGTACCTTGTTATTCTCTACGCATATCTGGGGAAAATTCTACTCGCGTGGGATTGGCCTCAGGGCTGGGTCAGCGCTCTCATACTTGGATTCATCAGTACCGGCTTGTTCTCCATCGTACTCCTCCACCCGATCAACGGCCGGACCGAAAATGTCTGGATCAACACCGCTTCCCGATGGTTCTTTGTTGTCATCATTCCTCTTATCATCATGCTTTTCCTGGCAATCTGGCGGCGTGTGTCTGAATATGGCGTCACCGAGGGGAGATATCTCGCGATTGCGCTTGGGATATGGCTTTGCATCATCGTGGTGTACTTCATCATCAGCAAGGCGAAAAACATCATGATGCTGCCCGCTTCCCTCTGCCTCGCGTCGTTTCTTGTGACCTTTGGCCCGTGGAGCACGTTCGCCGTCTCGGAGCGGAGTCAGATTGCGCGCCTTCAGGACTTGCTGACGAAGAACAAGATTCTCGTCAATGGTTCGGTCCACGCACAGCGCGACTCGATCCCATTCGAGGACACGAAACAGATTAGTGCGATCATCTCGTATCTGCATGACATTCATGGGTACAGCCGGATTCAGCCCTGGTTCGCGCAAAGTCTGCTGAAAGACTCAGGCGGCTCCCTGTCGGCCTACCAGGATCCCGCAGGGATCGCGAAGCTCATGGGCGTTGAGTATGTCGAGGTGTGGAGAACCGGAGGGGGAGGAATGATGGTCTTCTTCACCGACAAGGAACGCCCGATGGAGATCGGCGGCTACGATCAGATGTGGCGCGGCCAGCGTTTTATTGCCGGCGAAACGAAATCCGTTTCAAACGGAACCATTCGTTACCGTCTGGATGCCGGGATGAATTCCGTGACGATCTTTGCCCCGGGCGATGGAACGCCGTCAGACTCGCTCGTGGTTGATCTCGGTCCTGCGATCGACGGACTTGTGAAGAGCTACGGCTTCGGCAACAACAACCGGGTGGCACCGGAGAAAATGAGTGCGGGTGCCGCCAACGAGCACTTCAAGGTCAAA is part of the Ignavibacteriales bacterium genome and harbors:
- a CDS encoding mobile mystery protein B, with protein sequence MGLDFDITNGQTPLEEDEREGLLVKSVTTRGELDEFEQLNIEKAVEWSIRRSLSRETLLSESFVKELHRRMYDEVWRWAGEFRKTNKNIGVDKQEIGIELRKLLDDTAFWLDNITFPADEIAVRFSHRVVSIHCFSNGNGRHSRLMADILVSHLLDRPVFTWGSANLVKQGDPRSVYLSAIREADGGTIAPLVAFARS
- a CDS encoding mobile mystery protein A, yielding MRIAVYVILISGFSHKTILFSYGYSHKIDLLVSGYSLNFNGTIEGDMASKIPKQKLLIDQLEKKMKRFAPVETVETPQRGWIHTIRTAMRMSMRQLGKRIGKTAQTVNDLERAESSGSITIKSLREAGRALDMKLVYGFVPCGESLEKLIEKRALQVASEIVTRTSQSMKLEDQENVGERIAKAIKERASEIKREMPKYLWD
- a CDS encoding DUF4153 domain-containing protein, which produces MKLPSITQAVRDARLTFVRFPLVITDALIGTVAMLILIDHEQPPNPSFLFQVVSAAVLGFPLLACLAITAEKKKWGKSISLGAQFVGLVLVALYSLSVPQDLINAPAIHMIRMALLGTGLVLAALVAPYMLTGSVHGFWQYCKTIVLRLLIAFLYAVVLWIGLALALAALNNLFGVEIPGRRYFELWVALQGIFTPWFFLAGMPDDLNELDTLTEYPKGLKIFSQYILLPLVLTYLVILYAYLGKILLAWDWPQGWVSALILGFISTGLFSIVLLHPINGRTENVWINTASRWFFVVIIPLIIMLFLAIWRRVSEYGVTEGRYLAIALGIWLCIIVVYFIISKAKNIMMLPASLCLASFLVTFGPWSTFAVSERSQIARLQDLLTKNKILVNGSVHAQRDSIPFEDTKQISAIISYLHDIHGYSRIQPWFAQSLLKDSGGSLSAYQDPAGIAKLMGVEYVEVWRTGGGGMMVFFTDKERPMEIGGYDQMWRGQRFIAGETKSVSNGTIRYRLDAGMNSVTIFAPGDGTPSDSLVVDLGPAIDGLVKSYGFGNNNRVAPEKMSAGAANEHFKVKVNLTFLRIERKAGVLKPMAYDGDILYTIGR